From the genome of Lawsonella clevelandensis, one region includes:
- the uvrA gene encoding excinuclease ABC subunit UvrA produces the protein MAERLVVRGAREHNLKGVDLDLPRDAFICFTGLSGSGKSSLAFDTIFAEGQRRYVESLSAYARQFLGQMDKPDVEIIEGLSPAVSIDQKATNRNPRSTVGTITEIYDYLRLLYARAGTAHCPECGAVISRQTPQQIVDQVLELPEREKFQILAPVARTRKGEFHDLFSRLQSEGFARVRVDGRIYSLSEPPVLKKQEKHDIDVVVDRMMVKASAKQRLTDSIETALNLANGIVVIECVDKAEDDPDRMMRFSERMACPNGHRLDLDELEPRSFSFNSPYGACPDCDGLGSHMKLDPALIVQDGDKSLSEGAVLPWAYGANQSYFQKLLGGLAEAMGFSMDTPWDELTAAQRKAVLYGSSHEVHVSYKNRFGRRRSYNAPFEGVIPYINRKLEYTDSESLKDRYQSFMRPVPCESCQGKRLRPEILAVILATDDGRELNIADMTDLSIDECLEVINHLQLGSREAAIAHSIIKEVRARLQFLLDVGLNYLTLSRAAASLSGGEAQRIRLATQIGSGLAGVLYVLDEPSIGLHQRDNRKLIATLKRLRDLGNTLIVVEHDEETMQEADWVVDIGPGAGEFGGEIVHSGSYEDLLKAENSLTGAYLSGRRTIPVPAVRRPIDTDRMLTVVDARENNLQHIDVQFPLGVLTCVTGVSGSGKSTLVNDILATALANELNHARQVPGSHKRIEGLEHLDKLVQVDQSPIGRTPRSNPATYTGVFDKIRGLFAATPDAKMRGYKPGRFSFNVKGGRCEACHGDGTIKIEMNFLPDVYVPCEVCHGHRYNRETLEVCYKGKNISEVLDMPIVEAAEFFKPITSIHRYLSTLVDVGLGYVRLGQPATSLSGGEAQRVKLAAELQKRSTGSTVYILDEPTTGLHFEDIRKLLDVINGLVDKGNTVIVIEHNLDVIKSADWVIDLGPEGGSGGGRIVAAGTPEEIAQVPESFTGQFLAEMFTSS, from the coding sequence ATGGCGGAACGCCTGGTCGTGAGGGGTGCGCGCGAACATAACTTGAAAGGTGTTGACCTCGACCTGCCCCGCGATGCGTTCATCTGCTTCACCGGTCTTTCGGGTTCCGGCAAGTCCTCCCTCGCTTTCGACACCATCTTTGCGGAGGGACAACGCCGTTACGTGGAGTCCCTTTCTGCCTATGCGCGGCAGTTCCTAGGGCAGATGGACAAGCCTGACGTTGAGATCATCGAGGGGTTGTCCCCGGCAGTATCTATCGATCAAAAGGCGACCAATCGTAATCCCCGCTCGACAGTGGGCACCATCACCGAAATCTACGATTATCTACGACTGCTCTATGCGCGTGCCGGTACTGCACACTGCCCAGAGTGTGGTGCAGTTATTTCCCGGCAGACTCCCCAGCAGATTGTCGACCAAGTGCTGGAACTACCAGAACGGGAGAAATTCCAGATTCTAGCTCCGGTGGCGCGTACCCGAAAAGGTGAGTTTCACGATCTCTTTAGCCGTCTTCAAAGCGAAGGTTTCGCGCGGGTTCGAGTAGATGGGCGCATCTATTCACTGAGTGAGCCTCCTGTTTTAAAAAAGCAAGAGAAGCACGATATCGACGTCGTTGTTGACCGCATGATGGTGAAGGCATCAGCAAAGCAGCGTCTGACTGATTCCATTGAAACAGCGTTAAATCTGGCGAACGGCATTGTCGTCATCGAATGCGTTGACAAAGCTGAGGATGATCCGGACCGCATGATGCGTTTCTCGGAGCGAATGGCGTGTCCGAATGGTCACCGTCTCGACCTTGACGAACTGGAGCCCCGCTCGTTTTCCTTTAACTCCCCGTATGGCGCCTGTCCAGACTGTGATGGGTTGGGATCGCACATGAAGCTCGATCCTGCACTCATTGTGCAGGATGGGGACAAGAGCCTGTCAGAGGGGGCGGTTTTGCCGTGGGCGTATGGTGCTAACCAAAGCTACTTCCAAAAGCTGTTGGGTGGCCTTGCGGAGGCCATGGGCTTTTCTATGGACACTCCCTGGGATGAGCTCACCGCTGCACAACGCAAGGCAGTGTTGTACGGATCGTCTCACGAAGTGCATGTGAGTTATAAGAATCGGTTCGGTCGGCGCCGCAGTTATAACGCCCCCTTCGAGGGTGTCATTCCTTATATCAACCGTAAGCTCGAGTACACCGATTCGGAAAGTCTGAAAGATCGCTACCAGTCATTTATGCGGCCGGTGCCGTGTGAGTCTTGCCAGGGGAAGCGCCTGCGTCCCGAGATTTTGGCGGTTATTCTTGCTACGGATGATGGTCGTGAACTCAATATTGCGGATATGACTGATCTTTCGATTGACGAGTGTCTGGAGGTCATCAATCATCTTCAGCTCGGGAGTCGGGAAGCTGCGATTGCACACAGTATTATCAAGGAAGTTCGTGCTCGCCTCCAGTTCCTGCTGGATGTGGGGCTTAACTACCTGACACTGTCCCGTGCCGCAGCCAGTCTGTCTGGAGGGGAAGCGCAGCGTATCCGGCTTGCCACCCAGATTGGATCAGGGCTGGCGGGCGTTCTGTATGTACTCGATGAGCCGTCAATTGGGCTGCATCAACGGGATAATCGCAAGCTTATTGCTACTCTTAAACGCCTCCGCGATCTCGGAAACACCCTCATTGTCGTGGAGCACGACGAGGAGACTATGCAGGAAGCCGATTGGGTTGTTGACATTGGCCCAGGAGCAGGCGAATTTGGCGGAGAGATTGTCCATTCAGGGTCCTATGAGGATCTTCTGAAGGCAGAGAATTCGCTGACTGGTGCCTATTTGTCGGGACGGCGCACTATTCCAGTACCTGCTGTTCGGCGTCCAATAGATACAGATCGGATGCTTACTGTTGTGGATGCGCGTGAGAATAACTTGCAGCATATTGATGTGCAGTTCCCGCTGGGCGTGCTGACCTGCGTCACCGGTGTCTCTGGCTCTGGTAAGTCGACCTTGGTGAACGACATTCTTGCCACCGCCTTAGCGAATGAGCTTAACCATGCCCGGCAGGTGCCGGGCTCTCATAAGCGGATTGAAGGTCTGGAGCACCTGGACAAATTGGTACAGGTCGATCAGTCGCCTATTGGGCGTACTCCACGGTCCAACCCGGCAACCTATACCGGAGTCTTTGACAAGATACGTGGGCTTTTTGCCGCTACTCCTGATGCCAAAATGCGGGGCTACAAACCCGGTCGCTTCTCCTTCAATGTGAAGGGAGGACGGTGTGAAGCCTGTCATGGTGATGGCACGATCAAAATCGAGATGAACTTCCTCCCGGATGTCTACGTTCCGTGTGAAGTCTGCCATGGTCATCGCTATAACCGGGAGACGCTGGAGGTGTGCTACAAGGGCAAGAACATCTCTGAGGTGTTGGATATGCCCATTGTTGAGGCTGCTGAGTTCTTTAAGCCCATCACGAGTATCCACCGTTATCTCAGCACACTGGTGGATGTGGGCTTGGGATATGTGCGGTTAGGGCAGCCTGCCACCTCACTGTCTGGGGGTGAAGCGCAACGTGTGAAGTTGGCTGCTGAACTGCAAAAGCGCTCAACTGGGAGCACGGTATATATTCTTGACGAACCGACTACCGGTCTGCACTTTGAAGACATCCGTAAGTTGCTCGACGTCATCAACGGTCTGGTTGATAAGGGCAATACGGTTATTGTCATTGAGCATAATCTTGACGTCATTAAGTCTGCAGATTGGGTCATTGATCTCGGGCCCGAAGGCGGATCCGGCGGCGGTCGCATTGTGGCAGCGGGAACGCCCGAAGAAATCGCGCAGGTTCCGGAGTCCTTCACTGGGCAGTTTTTGGCAGAGATGTTTACCTCGTCGTAG
- a CDS encoding TrmH family RNA methyltransferase — MEIFTERTPRVVSAAKLHRPAQRRKTGQFLAEGWNAVSEAIRYGDVIDVYVTEDAAARFASTVVSARDRRLHVHYISPKADKLLTDTVTPPGIYAVCQSTVTDLATALDQQPHPQLVLVGVDTNDPGNAGTMVRLADAFGADLVVFAGHSVDPENTKCVRSSAGSIYHLPVCRESDTEAALTALQSCGIQLLATTMDGEVRLDQAEQLLSRPTAWLMGSEAHGLDPAVAAQADHTVTIPIRGRAESLNLATAASICLYTSATAQQA, encoded by the coding sequence GTGGAGATCTTCACCGAACGAACTCCGCGGGTCGTTTCCGCGGCTAAACTTCACCGCCCAGCGCAGCGACGTAAAACTGGGCAGTTTCTCGCAGAAGGGTGGAATGCCGTCTCCGAGGCCATTCGTTACGGTGATGTCATTGATGTCTACGTCACTGAGGACGCCGCTGCACGCTTTGCCAGTACGGTGGTGAGCGCCCGCGATCGTCGCTTGCATGTTCACTACATCAGCCCGAAAGCAGACAAGCTCCTCACCGACACTGTCACGCCGCCTGGCATTTACGCTGTCTGCCAGTCGACAGTGACTGATCTGGCGACAGCTCTCGACCAACAGCCTCACCCACAGCTGGTGCTGGTAGGCGTTGACACTAATGATCCTGGCAATGCGGGGACAATGGTCCGACTCGCCGACGCCTTTGGTGCGGATCTCGTGGTTTTTGCTGGTCATTCAGTCGATCCCGAGAACACAAAGTGTGTGCGCTCATCCGCGGGCAGCATCTACCACCTGCCAGTATGCCGGGAGAGCGATACAGAAGCCGCCCTCACCGCGTTGCAGAGCTGCGGCATCCAACTGCTGGCGACAACAATGGACGGAGAAGTGCGTCTGGACCAGGCAGAGCAGCTGCTGAGCCGTCCCACCGCGTGGCTGATGGGCAGTGAAGCACACGGTCTCGACCCGGCTGTTGCCGCTCAAGCTGACCACACTGTCACTATCCCTATCCGAGGTCGGGCGGAGAGTCTGAACCTCGCCACCGCCGCCTCGATCTGCCTCTACACTTCCGCAACAGCACAGCAGGCGTGA
- the rplT gene encoding 50S ribosomal protein L20 encodes MARVKRAVNAQKKRRTILEGASGYRGQRSRLYRKAKEQTLHSMTYSYRDRRARKGDFRKLWIARINAAARQNDMTYNRFMQGLRLAGIDLDRKVLAEIAVSDAAAFTALVDAARKALPEDVNAPAAE; translated from the coding sequence GTGGCACGAGTAAAGCGGGCAGTGAATGCCCAGAAGAAGCGTCGCACCATACTGGAAGGTGCCTCCGGCTACCGCGGTCAGCGTTCCCGCCTCTACCGCAAGGCTAAGGAGCAGACCCTCCACTCAATGACTTACTCCTACCGGGACCGCCGTGCCCGTAAGGGAGACTTCCGCAAACTGTGGATCGCACGGATTAACGCTGCCGCTCGCCAGAACGACATGACCTACAACCGCTTCATGCAGGGTCTGCGTCTTGCCGGCATCGATCTGGATCGTAAGGTTCTCGCGGAAATCGCTGTCTCTGACGCCGCTGCCTTCACTGCGCTGGTGGATGCCGCTCGCAAGGCACTGCCGGAGGACGTCAACGCCCCCGCTGCTGAGTAG
- the pheT gene encoding phenylalanine--tRNA ligase subunit beta, whose amino-acid sequence MFVPQSWLTETLDKCNPGWSVSTADLDAGFVKVGFEIEGVPQPLPTITGPLVVGQVMEIEELEGFKKPIRFCHVEVGNDNGELQEIICGARNFKLHDLVIVALPGTVLPGGFEISERKTYGHMSRGMMCSATELGIGQDHSGIITLRPGTADPGSDAYELLQLDDAVFEVNITPDRGYALSVRGLAREIATSFGLTYDDIAVAQELGNEGEAWPVTIDPETGADRFIARRVTGIDPQAVTPWWMQRRLLLSGVRPISPAVDVTNYVMLELGQPMHAYDVSKLQGGITVRCAQAGEKLVTLDDVERELSVEDVIIADDSGAIGLAGVMGGASTEVGEDTTDILFEAAHFDSLHVFRTGRRHKLSSESSRRFERKVDPVVCRAAADRAATLLMEIAGGTVEPLLTDVGDISLAAPIVFPDNRPSVVAGVDYPAGTTRRRLEEVGCTVEDTPGEPGMLTVTPPTWRPDLQMRADLVEEVLRLEGLEQIPVRLPHAPSGRGLTPEQRRRRIVNKALAYAGYVEILPTPFMSNKVFDEWGLAEDDPRRTVTTVLNPLDSDYACLATTLLPSMFDVVKRNVSRGQRDLGLYGVEEVCLPDESTRPMPMLPTNKRPSDDEITALMAALPQQPLHVAAVLTGLRDQAGPWGEGRAADVWDIIEAARQVGRAVGAEFHFEKADLLPWHPGRCAAVYLGDELVGYAGEVHPQVLEKCGLPARMCAMELNVSALPEAYHGQSPVVSPYPPVYQDVALVVEKDVPQADIAAALYEGGGELLESVKLFDIYESEQLGADKRSLAFALSFRSTERTLTEEDASAARDAAVTVAAERFGAELRAI is encoded by the coding sequence GTGTTCGTTCCCCAAAGTTGGCTCACTGAGACCCTCGACAAGTGCAACCCGGGCTGGTCTGTCAGTACCGCAGACCTCGACGCTGGCTTCGTGAAGGTTGGTTTCGAAATCGAGGGTGTTCCGCAGCCTCTCCCTACTATTACCGGACCACTGGTGGTGGGCCAGGTGATGGAGATTGAAGAACTAGAAGGCTTCAAGAAGCCTATCCGTTTCTGCCATGTGGAGGTCGGAAACGATAATGGGGAGCTACAGGAGATTATCTGCGGTGCGCGCAACTTCAAGCTCCACGACCTGGTCATCGTTGCACTTCCCGGGACTGTCCTCCCTGGCGGTTTTGAGATCAGCGAACGCAAAACGTATGGCCACATGTCCCGCGGCATGATGTGCTCAGCTACCGAGCTGGGTATTGGGCAGGACCACTCCGGCATTATTACCCTCCGGCCGGGAACTGCCGACCCGGGTAGCGACGCCTACGAACTGCTCCAGCTTGATGATGCTGTCTTTGAAGTGAACATCACCCCGGACCGCGGTTATGCACTGTCGGTACGTGGGTTGGCCCGCGAGATTGCGACTTCCTTTGGCCTCACCTACGACGATATTGCGGTTGCACAAGAGCTTGGAAATGAAGGAGAGGCGTGGCCCGTTACTATTGATCCGGAGACTGGTGCAGATCGTTTTATTGCGCGTCGCGTCACAGGTATTGATCCGCAGGCCGTCACTCCCTGGTGGATGCAGCGGCGTTTGCTGCTCTCCGGAGTACGTCCCATCAGCCCGGCGGTGGACGTGACGAACTATGTCATGCTGGAGCTCGGGCAGCCGATGCACGCTTACGATGTGTCGAAATTGCAGGGCGGTATAACCGTGCGGTGCGCTCAGGCTGGCGAGAAGCTCGTCACTCTCGATGATGTGGAACGAGAGCTGTCTGTGGAAGATGTCATTATCGCCGATGATTCTGGTGCCATCGGTTTGGCTGGTGTGATGGGCGGTGCTTCCACCGAGGTAGGTGAGGACACCACGGACATTCTCTTCGAAGCCGCACACTTCGATTCTCTTCATGTTTTCCGCACTGGACGCCGCCATAAGCTCAGCTCGGAATCCTCTCGTCGTTTCGAGCGCAAGGTCGACCCAGTCGTGTGTCGTGCTGCTGCTGACCGTGCTGCTACCCTCTTGATGGAGATCGCCGGCGGCACCGTAGAGCCGCTGCTGACCGATGTCGGCGATATTTCCCTGGCGGCGCCGATTGTCTTCCCCGACAATCGGCCTAGCGTTGTGGCTGGTGTGGATTATCCTGCTGGTACCACTCGGCGTCGTCTGGAAGAGGTGGGTTGCACGGTCGAGGACACTCCCGGGGAGCCCGGCATGCTGACTGTCACTCCGCCGACGTGGCGCCCTGATCTGCAGATGCGCGCCGATCTGGTGGAAGAAGTGCTGCGTTTGGAAGGGCTGGAACAGATTCCAGTAAGGCTCCCGCACGCACCGTCTGGTCGTGGTCTGACCCCGGAGCAGCGCCGTCGCCGGATTGTGAACAAGGCATTGGCATATGCCGGTTACGTGGAGATTCTCCCCACCCCCTTCATGTCGAACAAGGTGTTTGACGAGTGGGGATTGGCAGAGGATGATCCGCGGCGGACTGTCACCACTGTGCTCAATCCTCTCGATTCGGACTACGCATGCTTGGCGACGACCTTGCTCCCCTCGATGTTTGATGTGGTGAAGCGGAACGTCTCCCGAGGCCAGCGCGATCTTGGTCTCTATGGTGTGGAAGAAGTATGTCTTCCGGATGAGTCCACTCGCCCCATGCCCATGCTGCCTACCAATAAGCGCCCCTCTGATGATGAGATTACCGCTTTGATGGCCGCTCTCCCGCAGCAGCCTCTGCATGTGGCTGCGGTGCTTACCGGTCTGCGTGATCAAGCCGGTCCGTGGGGTGAGGGACGTGCTGCCGATGTGTGGGACATTATTGAAGCCGCACGTCAGGTCGGTCGGGCTGTAGGTGCCGAATTCCACTTCGAGAAGGCCGATCTGCTGCCGTGGCATCCCGGCCGCTGTGCTGCTGTTTATCTCGGCGATGAGCTAGTGGGCTACGCCGGTGAAGTCCACCCGCAGGTGCTTGAAAAGTGTGGATTGCCCGCTCGTATGTGCGCTATGGAGCTCAATGTGTCGGCTCTTCCTGAGGCATATCATGGACAGTCTCCAGTCGTCTCCCCCTACCCGCCGGTCTACCAGGACGTTGCATTGGTGGTGGAGAAGGATGTACCGCAGGCGGATATCGCGGCCGCCCTCTACGAGGGTGGGGGAGAACTTCTGGAAAGCGTCAAGCTATTCGATATTTATGAGTCGGAGCAGCTGGGAGCGGACAAGCGGTCCTTGGCCTTTGCGTTGAGCTTCCGGTCTACAGAGCGGACGTTGACGGAAGAAGATGCTTCCGCGGCCCGTGATGCGGCCGTGACGGTTGCTGCCGAACGTTTCGGCGCGGAGCTGCGGGCTATATAA
- a CDS encoding HelD family protein encodes MPTPLPLPDSWDAEEQYLAAIYQLAEEERAATVAKLQAVLAQSGGTPQARSERESYNALYTSQIRAIDESQAGLCFGRVDIVPDAIDDSHIEAEATRYIGRMGLLDNDQDCRPMLVDWRAPLARPYYLATTARPEGVWRRRTIHSLGRKLTSLSDEFLMHGDTPTGYPNPQDMADGVASESALLKALNAPRTGHMTDIVATIQREQDEIIRCEHRGVVVVEGGPGTGKTAVALHRAAYLLYTFRSVLERSGVLIIGPNDTFLRYINHVLPSLGETGVVLMTLGDMFPGVTARAEDSLATQEVKGSLLMVDVLKQAIRAWQTVLEEPITIHVDGTPFSVTPRMTRRARGRARSSRRPHNRARQLFHDTLVEEIVEAYAAEIGTDPERPDHPGMLLSRSDIADLTEDLLHSPEVQSLVTEHWPILTAKHVVERLLTEREHAEEACTGILPTGDVDFLLRPTGNPFTVADVPLLDEAAEQLGCPPRARATAASGDNWRQMVEDAQDALDILKASASLEFEDESDSEILAAYDIIDARRLADRHTHHSFLTTAERAAQDREWAFGHVIIDEAQELSPLAWRMVMRRSPNRWMTIVGDTAQTSNPAGVEHWEDALSPYVKNRWCSFTLSVNYRTTRQIMEASQGVLAEINPTARLPRSIRSSQHEVELVDRGDERWSTVLQRTVQELAHLFAEERRSCGILVSPTVMSALMEESSGQALETLVGAPVSLVQEAKGLEYDYVIVTDPVGIVEASPQGLNDLFVAMTRATQALAVVHEGELPYCLSALVE; translated from the coding sequence GTGCCGACTCCCCTCCCTCTGCCCGACTCTTGGGATGCCGAAGAGCAGTATTTGGCGGCCATCTACCAGTTAGCAGAGGAAGAACGTGCAGCTACTGTGGCCAAACTGCAGGCTGTGCTAGCCCAATCTGGGGGTACTCCGCAAGCACGCAGTGAACGAGAATCGTACAACGCGCTCTATACGTCCCAGATTCGTGCCATTGACGAGTCGCAGGCCGGGCTCTGCTTCGGGCGAGTTGACATCGTTCCTGACGCAATTGACGACTCTCATATAGAGGCAGAGGCGACTCGCTATATCGGCCGCATGGGTCTGCTGGACAATGACCAAGACTGTCGCCCCATGTTAGTAGATTGGCGGGCCCCCTTAGCACGCCCCTACTATCTGGCAACTACCGCGCGCCCTGAGGGGGTGTGGCGCCGGCGCACTATCCATTCGTTGGGTCGTAAACTCACGTCCCTTTCGGACGAGTTTTTGATGCATGGCGATACCCCCACTGGTTATCCCAATCCACAGGACATGGCGGACGGTGTCGCTTCTGAGTCCGCACTATTAAAGGCGCTTAACGCGCCCCGTACCGGCCATATGACAGATATTGTGGCGACGATCCAGCGGGAACAGGACGAAATTATTCGCTGCGAGCATCGCGGCGTTGTCGTGGTGGAGGGTGGCCCAGGTACCGGTAAAACTGCTGTTGCGCTGCATCGTGCCGCATATTTGCTGTACACCTTCCGCTCTGTCCTAGAGCGCTCTGGTGTACTCATCATCGGACCTAACGACACCTTCCTGCGCTACATCAACCATGTGCTCCCCTCACTGGGCGAGACAGGCGTAGTGCTTATGACCCTGGGAGATATGTTCCCTGGCGTGACTGCACGAGCTGAAGATAGCCTAGCTACGCAAGAAGTCAAGGGGTCGTTGCTCATGGTCGATGTCCTCAAGCAGGCCATTCGAGCGTGGCAGACAGTGCTAGAAGAACCCATCACCATCCATGTTGATGGCACACCATTCTCTGTTACCCCCCGCATGACTCGGCGGGCACGCGGGCGGGCACGCTCCAGTCGGCGGCCCCATAATCGAGCACGGCAGTTGTTCCATGACACGCTGGTTGAGGAGATCGTGGAGGCTTATGCGGCGGAGATTGGCACCGACCCCGAACGTCCGGACCACCCCGGTATGCTGCTGTCCCGCTCCGATATTGCGGATTTAACGGAGGACCTGCTGCACTCCCCCGAAGTACAATCTCTGGTCACTGAACACTGGCCCATCTTGACTGCCAAGCACGTGGTGGAGCGGCTGCTCACGGAAAGAGAACATGCAGAAGAAGCCTGCACGGGTATTCTCCCCACTGGCGATGTTGACTTTCTGTTACGGCCAACGGGAAACCCGTTCACTGTAGCAGACGTACCGCTCCTCGATGAGGCGGCAGAACAGTTGGGATGCCCACCGCGTGCCCGGGCAACTGCTGCCTCTGGTGATAATTGGCGGCAGATGGTGGAGGATGCACAGGATGCCCTCGACATTCTCAAGGCGTCTGCATCTCTCGAATTCGAGGATGAATCCGATAGCGAAATTCTCGCTGCCTATGACATTATCGACGCTCGCCGGCTGGCTGATCGCCACACGCATCACTCCTTTCTCACTACTGCAGAGCGTGCCGCCCAGGACCGCGAATGGGCCTTTGGGCATGTCATTATCGATGAGGCACAGGAACTCTCTCCGCTCGCATGGCGCATGGTGATGCGTCGTTCACCAAACCGGTGGATGACGATTGTTGGCGATACGGCACAGACGTCCAACCCAGCTGGAGTGGAACACTGGGAAGACGCGCTCTCCCCCTATGTGAAAAACCGCTGGTGTTCGTTCACACTGTCGGTCAATTACCGAACGACCCGGCAGATTATGGAAGCGAGTCAGGGCGTATTGGCGGAAATCAATCCAACGGCACGCCTACCTCGTTCCATCCGCAGCTCGCAGCATGAGGTGGAGCTCGTTGATCGTGGTGACGAGCGCTGGAGTACGGTGCTGCAGCGCACCGTACAGGAACTCGCACACCTCTTCGCAGAAGAGCGCCGTAGCTGCGGCATACTGGTATCCCCTACTGTGATGAGTGCGCTGATGGAGGAATCTTCAGGGCAAGCGCTTGAAACACTTGTGGGAGCACCAGTATCCCTAGTGCAGGAAGCGAAGGGACTAGAGTACGACTACGTTATTGTCACTGATCCAGTCGGAATAGTGGAGGCGTCTCCACAAGGTCTCAACGATCTTTTTGTGGCGATGACGCGTGCTACCCAAGCGCTTGCCGTGGTCCATGAGGGGGAACTCCCCTACTGCCTGTCTGCGCTGGTGGAGTAG
- the pheS gene encoding phenylalanine--tRNA ligase subunit alpha, which yields MTQENQPADLSEETLNSHAEAAAAAFTAATNLEELAAARTHHLGDKSPLALARRTLGSIAKEARKDAGRAVNVARGVAERAFGERKAALEQEHAANLLIAESIDVSQPSTRQPVGAQHPITMIADQISDILIGMGWEIADGPEVETEQFNFDMLNFLPDHPARTMQDTFHIAPEDSRVVLRTHTSPVQVRTLLSRELPIYIGCPGRTFRTDELDATHTPVFHQIEGLAVDKGLTMADLRGVLDHLAKALFGPETKTRMRANYFPFTEPSAEVDVWFPDKKGGAGWVEWGGCGMVNPNVLLSAGIDPEEYSGFAFGMGLERTLQFRNGISDMRDMVEGDIRFTLPFGIRS from the coding sequence ATGACGCAGGAAAACCAGCCCGCAGACCTAAGTGAAGAGACACTTAACAGTCACGCTGAAGCCGCTGCGGCTGCGTTTACCGCCGCCACCAATCTCGAGGAGCTTGCGGCCGCACGTACCCACCACCTCGGTGATAAATCCCCGCTTGCGCTAGCACGTCGCACCCTTGGCTCCATCGCAAAAGAAGCCCGAAAGGACGCTGGCCGTGCTGTGAACGTGGCGCGTGGCGTTGCTGAACGCGCATTCGGCGAGCGGAAGGCTGCCCTGGAACAAGAACATGCGGCGAACCTGCTGATCGCTGAGTCGATCGATGTATCGCAACCCTCCACCCGTCAACCTGTGGGGGCACAGCATCCGATCACGATGATTGCCGACCAGATCTCCGACATTCTCATCGGTATGGGATGGGAAATTGCTGACGGCCCTGAGGTGGAGACCGAACAGTTCAATTTTGACATGTTGAACTTCCTGCCGGACCACCCCGCTCGCACGATGCAGGACACCTTCCATATTGCGCCAGAAGATTCCCGCGTTGTTCTCCGCACCCACACCTCACCCGTGCAAGTACGCACTCTACTTTCCCGGGAACTGCCTATCTACATCGGCTGTCCTGGTCGTACGTTCCGCACCGACGAACTGGATGCCACCCACACCCCGGTGTTCCACCAGATCGAAGGTTTGGCTGTCGACAAAGGCCTCACCATGGCAGATCTGCGCGGCGTGCTTGACCACCTCGCCAAAGCGCTTTTTGGTCCGGAGACGAAGACGCGTATGCGCGCTAACTATTTCCCCTTTACGGAACCCAGCGCAGAAGTCGATGTCTGGTTCCCCGATAAGAAGGGCGGAGCTGGTTGGGTTGAATGGGGCGGCTGTGGCATGGTGAACCCCAATGTTCTGCTCTCCGCTGGTATTGATCCCGAAGAGTACTCCGGCTTCGCCTTCGGCATGGGCTTGGAGCGCACTTTGCAGTTCCGTAATGGCATCTCCGATATGCGCGACATGGTGGAAGGCGACATTCGTTTCACTCTCCCCTTCGGTATACGCTCCTAA
- the infC gene encoding translation initiation factor IF-3 yields MSNQDARINERIRVPEVRLVGPNGEQVGIVGVEQALKLAYEADLDLVEVAPNAHPPVCKIMDYGKFKYEAAQKAREARKNQQQTVIKEQKLRPKIDDHDYETKKGNVVRFLNKGSKVKVTIMFRGREQSRPELGYRLLERLANDVEEYGFVEARPKQDGRNMTMVIAPHRGKKTRQQAGED; encoded by the coding sequence ATCAGCAATCAAGACGCCCGCATTAATGAGCGAATCCGTGTTCCCGAAGTCCGCCTGGTAGGTCCCAACGGGGAACAGGTGGGCATTGTAGGTGTGGAGCAGGCTCTCAAGCTGGCGTACGAGGCTGACCTCGACCTGGTCGAGGTTGCTCCCAATGCTCACCCGCCCGTGTGCAAGATTATGGACTACGGCAAGTTCAAGTACGAGGCTGCGCAGAAAGCTCGCGAAGCCCGCAAGAACCAGCAGCAGACCGTGATCAAGGAGCAGAAGCTTCGTCCCAAGATCGACGACCACGACTACGAGACCAAGAAGGGAAACGTTGTTCGTTTCCTCAATAAAGGCTCCAAGGTCAAGGTGACCATCATGTTCCGCGGACGTGAGCAATCTCGTCCTGAACTGGGCTACCGCCTTCTCGAACGTCTTGCCAATGACGTCGAAGAGTACGGCTTTGTCGAGGCTCGCCCGAAACAAGATGGCCGCAATATGACGATGGTTATTGCTCCCCACCGCGGGAAGAAGACTCGTCAGCAGGCTGGAGAAGACTAA
- the rpmI gene encoding 50S ribosomal protein L35, whose translation MPKQKTHKGTAKRFKKTGSGKLSREMANKRHLLEHKSSRRTRRISGTTDVATADVKRIKRLLG comes from the coding sequence ATGCCTAAGCAGAAGACCCACAAGGGAACCGCTAAGCGCTTCAAGAAGACCGGTAGCGGCAAACTCTCCCGCGAGATGGCCAACAAGCGCCACCTCCTGGAGCACAAGTCCTCCCGTCGCACCCGTCGCATTTCCGGCACCACTGACGTTGCCACCGCTGACGTGAAGCGCATTAAGCGCCTCCTCGGCTAA